A region from the Macaca mulatta isolate MMU2019108-1 chromosome 13, T2T-MMU8v2.0, whole genome shotgun sequence genome encodes:
- the SNRNP200 gene encoding U5 small nuclear ribonucleoprotein 200 kDa helicase has translation MADVTARSLQYEYKANSNLVLQADRSLIDRTRRDEPTGEVLSLVGKLEGTRMGDKAQRTKPQMQEERRAKRRKRDEDRHDINKMKGYTLLSEGIDEMVGIIYKPKTKETRETYEVLLSFIQAALGDQPRDILCGAADEVLAVLKNEKLRDKERRKEIDLLLGQTDDTRYHVLVNLGKKITDYGGDKEIQNMDDNIDETYGVNVQFESDEEEGDEDVYGEVREEASDDDMEGDEAVVRCTLSANLVASGELMSSKKKDLHPRDIDAFWLQRQLSRFYDDAIVSQKKADEVLEILKTASDDRECENQLVLLLGFNTFDFIKVLRQHRMMILYCTLLASAQSEAEKERIMGKMEADPELSKFLYQLHETEKEDLIREERSRRERVRQSRMDTDLETMDLDQGGEALAPRQVLDLEDLVFTQGSHFMANKRCQLPDGSFRRQRKGYEEVHVPALKPKPFGSEEQLLPVEKLPKYAQAGFEGFKTLNRIQSKLYRAALETDENLLLCAPTGAGKTNVALMCMLREIGKHINMDGTINVDDFKIIYIAPMRSLVQEMVGSFGKRLATYGITVAELTGDHQLCKEEISATQIIVCTPEKWDIITRKGGERTYTQLVRLIILDEIHLLHDDRGPVLEALVARAIRNIEMTQEDVRLIGLSATLPNYEDVATFLRVDPAKGLFYFDNSFRPVPLEQTYVGITEKKAIKRFQIMNEIVYEKIMEHAGKNQVLVFVHSRKETGKTARAIRDMCLEKDTLGLFLREGSASTEVLRTEAEQCKNLELKDLLPYGFAIHHAGMTRVDRTLVEDLFADKHIQVLVSTATLAWGVNLPAHTVIIKGTQVYSPEKGRWTELGALDILQMLGRAGRPQYDTKGEGILITSHGELQYYLSLLNQQLPIESQMVSKLPDMLNAEIVLGNVQNAKDAVNWLGYAYLYIRMLRSPALYGISHDDLKGDPLLDQRRLDLVHTAALMLDKNNLVKYDKKTGNFQVTELGRIASHYYITNDTVQTYNQLLKPTLSEIELFRVFSLSSEFKNITVREEEKLELQKLLERVPIPVKESIEEPSAKINVLLQAFISQLKLEGFALMADMVYVTQSAGRLMRAIFEIVLNRGWAQLTDKTLNLCKMIDKRMWQSMCPLRQFRKLPEEVVKKIEKKNFPFERLYDLNHNEIGELIRMPKMGKTIHKYVHLFPKLELSVHLQPITRSTLKVELTITPDFQWDEKVHGSSEAFWILVEDVDSEVILHHEYFLLKAKYAQDEHLITFFVPVFEPLPPQYFIRVVSDRWLSCETQLPVSFRHLILPEKYPPPTELLDLQPLPVSALRNSAFESLYQDKFPFFNPIQTQVFNTVYNSDDNVFVGAPTGSGKTICAEFAILRMLLQSSEGRCVYITPMEALAEQVYMDWYEKFQDRLNKKVVLLTGETSTDLKLLGKGNIIISTPEKWDILSRRWKQRKNVQNINLFVVDEVHLIGGENGPVLEVICSRMRYISSQIERPIRIVALSSSLSNAKDVAHWLGCSATSTFNFHPNVRPVPLELHIQGFNISHTQTRLLSMAKPVYHAVTKHSPKKPVIVFVPSRKQTRLTAIDILTTCAADIQRQRFLHCTEKDLIPYLEKLSDSTLKETLLNGVGYLHEGLSPMERRLVEQLFSSGAIQVVVASRSLCWGMNVAAHLVIIMDTQYYNGKIHAYVDYPIYDVLQMVGHANRPLQDDEGRCVIMCQGSKKDFFKKFLYEPLPVESHLDHCMHDHFNAEIVTKTIENKQDAVDYLTWTFLYRRMTQNPNYYNLQGISHRHLSDHLSELVEQTLSDLEQSKCISIEDEMDVAPLNLGMIAAYYYINYTTIELFSMSLNAKTKVRGLIEIISNAAEYENIPIRHHEDNLLRQLAQKVPHKLNNPKFNDPHVKTNLLLQAHLSRMQLSAELQSDTEEILSKAIRLIQACVDVLSSNGWLSPALAAMELAQMVTQAMWSKDSYLKQLPHFTSEHIKRCTDKGVESVFDIMEMEDEERNALLQLTDSQIADVARFCNRYPNIELSYEVVDKDSIRSGGPVVVLVQLEREEEVTGPVIAPLFPQKREEGWWVVIGDAKSNSLISIKRLTLQQKAKVKLDFVAPATGAHNYTLYFMSDAYMGCDQEYKFSVDVKEAETDSDSD, from the exons GCGAAGAAAGCGTGATGAGGACCGGCATGACATCAACAAGATGAAGGGTTACACTCTGCTGTCGGAGGGCATTGATGAGATGGTGGGTATCATCTACAAACCCAAAACTAAGGAGACCCGGGAGACCTATGAGGTGCTGCTCAGCTTcatccaggctgctcttggggaCCAG CCACGTGATATCCTTTGTGGGGCAGCTGATGAGGTTCTAGCTGTTCTAAAGAATGAAAAGCTGCGGGACAAGGAAAGGCGAAAGGAGATTGACCTGCTGCTGGGTCAAACAGATGATACCAGATACCACGTGCTAGTGAACTTGGGAAAAAAGATCACAGACTATGGTGGAGACAAGGAAATCCAAAATATGG ATGACAACATTGATGAGACATATGGTGTGAATGTGCAGTTTGAGTCTGATGAGGAG GAAGGTGATGAAGATGTGTACGGGGAGGTTCGAGAAGAGGCATCTGATGATGACATGGAAGGGGATGAGGCTGTTGTGCGCTGCACCCTCTCGGCTAAT CTCGTGGCCTCAGGTGAACTGATGAGTTCCAAGAAGAAGGATTTGCACCCTCGGGATATTGATGCATTTTGGCTACAGCGGCAGCTCAGTCGTTTCTATGATGATGCCATCGTGTCGCAGAAGAAGGCAGATGAAGTATTGGAGATTTTGAAG ACGGCCAGTGACGATCGGGAATGTGAGAACCAGCTGGTTCTGCTGCTTGGTTTCAACACCTTTGATTTCATTAAAGTGTTGCGGCAGCACAGGATGATGA TTTTATACTGTACCTTGCTGGCCAGTGCACAAAGTGAAGCTGAAAAGGAAAGGATTATGGGAAAGATGGAAGCTGACCCAGAGCTATCCAAGTTCCTCTACCAGCTGCACGAAACCGAGAAGGAGGATCTGATCCGA GAGGAGAGATCCCGGAGAGAGCGAGTGCGTCAGTCTCGAATGGACACAGATCTGGAAACCATGGATCTCGACCAGGGTGGAGAG GCACTGGCTCCACGGCAGGTTCTGGACTTGGAGGACCTGGTATTTACCCAAGGGAGCCACTTTATGGCCAATAAACGCTGTCAGCTTCCTGATGGATCCTTCCGTCGCCAGCGTAAGGGCTACGAAGAGGTGCATGTGCCTGCTCTGAAGCCCAAGCCCTTTGGCTCAGAAGAA CAACTGCTTCCGGTGGAAAAGCTTCCAAAGTATGCCCAGGCTGGGTTTGAGGGCTTCAAAACACTGAATCGGATCCAGAGTAAGCTCTACCGTGCTGCCCTCGAGACGGATGAGAATCTGCTGCTGTGTGCTCCTACT GGTGCTGGGAAGACCAACGTGGCCCTGATGTGCATGCTCCGAGAGATTGGGAAACACATCAACATGGACGGCACCATCAATGTGGATGACTTCAAGATTATCTACATTGCCCCCATGCGCTCCTTGGTGCAGGAGATGGTGGGCAGCTTTGGAAAG CGTCTGGCCACTTACGGCATCACTGTTGCTGAACTGACTGGGGACCACCAGTTGTGCAAAGAAGAGATCAGTGCCACTCAGATCATCGTCTGCACCCCCGAGAAGTGGGACATCATCACCCGCAAGGGTGGCGAGCGCACCTACACCCAACTGGTGCGGCTCATCATTCTG GATGAGATCCATCTTCTCCACGATGACAGAGGTCCTGTCTTAGAAGCTTTGGTGGCCAGGGCCATCCGAAACATTGAGATGACCCAGGAGGATGTCCGACTCATTGGCCTCAGTGCCACCCTACCCAACTATGAAGACGTAGCCACCTTTCTACGTGTTGACCCTGCCAAGGGTCTTTTTTACTTTGACAACAG CTTCCGTCCAGTGCCTCTGGAACAGACGTATGTGGGTATCACAGAGAAAAAAGCTATCAAGCGTTTCCAGATCATGAATGAAATCGTCTATGAAAAAATCATGGAACATGCTGGGAAAAATCAG GTGCTGGTGTTTGTCCACTCCCGGAAGGAGACTGGAAAGACGGCCAGGGCCATCCGGGACATGTGCCTAGAGAAGGACACTCTGGGTCTGTTTCTGAGGGAGGGCTCAGCCTCCACGGAAGTCCTGCGAACAGAAGCGGAGCAGTGCAAG AACCTAGAGCTGAAGGATCTTCTGCCTTATGGCTTTGCTATTCATCATGCAGGCATGACCAGGGTTGACCGAACACTCGTGGAGGATCTTTTTGCTGATAAACATATTCAG GTTTTAGTTTCCACAGCAACTCTAGCTTGGGGTGTGAATCTCCCTGCACATACGGTCATCATCAAAGGCACCCAGGTGTACAGTCCAGAGAAGGGACGTTGGACAGAACTGGGAGCACTGGACATTCTGCAG ATGCTGGGACGTGCTGGAAGACCCCAGTATGACACCAAGGGCGAAGGCATCCTCATCACGTCTCATGGGGAGCTGCAGTACTACCTGTCCCTCCTCAACCAACAGCTTCCTATTGAGAGCCAGATGGTTTCAAAGCTTCCTGACATGCTCAACGCAGAAATCGTGCTGGGGAATGTCCAGAATGCCAAG GACGCAGTGAACTGGCTGGGCTATGCCTACCTGTATATCCGAATGCTGCGGTCCCCAGCCCTCTATGGCATCTCTCATGATGACCTCAAGGGAGATCCCCTGCTGGACCAGCGCCGACTAGATCTGGTTCACACGGCTGCCCTGATGCTGGACAAGAACAATCTGGTCAAGTACGACAAGAAGACGGGCAACTTCCAG GTGACAGAACTGGGCCGTATAGCCAGCCACTACTACATCACCAATGACACTGTGCAGACTTACAACCAGCTGCTGAAGCCCACCCTGAGTGAGATTGAGCTCTTCCGAGTCTTCTCGTTATCCTCTGAGTTCAAGAACATCACAGTGAGAGAG GAGGAGAAGCTGGAGCTGCAGAAGTTGCTGGAGAGGGTGCCCATCCCTGTAAAAGAGAGCATCGAGGAACCCAGCGCCAAG ATCAATGTTCTTCTGCAAGCCTTCATCTCGCAGCTGAAATTGGAGGGCTTTGCCCTGATGGCTGACATGGTGTATGTCACACAG TCGGCTGGCCGGTTGATGCGAGCGATATTTGAAATTGTCCTGAACCGAGGTTGGGCACAGCTTACAGACAAGACGCTGAATCTCTGCAAGATGATCGACAAACGCAT GTGGCAGTCCATGTGTCCTCTGCGCCAGTTCCGGAAACTCCCTGAGGAAGTAGTGAAGAAGATTGAGAAGAAGAATTTCCCCTTTGAGCGTCTGTACGACCTGAATCATAATGAGATCG GGGAGCTTATCCGCATGCCAAAGATGGGGAAGACCATCCACAAATACGTCCATCTGTTTCCCAAGTTGGAGTTGTCGGTGCACCTGCAGCCTATCACACGCTCCACCCTGAAGGTGGAGCTGACCATCACGCCGGACTTCCAGTGGGATGAGAAG GTGCATGGTTCATCCGAGGCTTTCTGGATTCTGGTGGAGGACGTGGACAGCGAGGTGATTCTGCACCATGAGTATTTTCTCCTCAAGGCCAAGTACGCCCAGGATGAGCACCTCATTACGTTCTTCGTGCCGGTCTTTGAGCCGTTGCCCCCTCAGTACTTCATCCGAGTGGTGTCTGACCGCTGGCTCT CTTGTGAGACCCAGCTGCCTGTCTCCTTCCGGCACCTGATCTTGCCGGAGAAGTACCCACCTCCAACCGAGCTTTTGGACCTGCAGCCCTTGCCCGTGTCTGCTCTGAGAAACAGCGCCTTTGAGAGTCTTTACCAAGATAAATTTCCTTTCTTCAATCCCATCCAAACCCAGG TGTTTAACACCGTGTACAACAGTGACGACAACGTGTTTGTGGGGGCCCCCACGGGCAGTGGGAAGACCATTTGTGCAGAGTTTGCCATCCTGCGGATGCTGCTGCAGAGCTCGGAGGGGCGCTGTGTGTACATCACCCCCATGGAGGCCCTGGCAGAGCAG gtATACATGGACTGGTATGAGAAGTTCCAGGACAGGCTCAACAAGAAGGTGGTACTCCTGACGGGAGAGACCAGCACAGACCTGAAGCTGCTAGGCAAAGGGAACATTATCATCAGCACCCCCGAGAAGTGGGACATACTTTCCCGGCGGTGGAAGCAGCGCAAGAACGTGCAGAACATCAACCTCTTCGTGGTGGATGAGGTCCACCTTATCGGGGGCGAGAATGGG CCTGTCTTAGAAGTGATCTGCTCCCGAATGCGCTACATCTCCTCCCAGATTGAGCGGCCCATTCGCATTGTGGCACTCAGCTCTTCGCTTTCCAATGCCAAGGATGTGGCCCACTGGCTGGGCTGCAGCGCCACCTCCACCTTCAACTTCCACCCCAATGTGCGTCCCGTCCCTTTGGAGCTGCACATCCAG GGCTTCAACATCAGCCATACACAAACCCGCCTGCTGTCCATGGCCAAGCCTGTGTACCATGCTGTCACCAAGCACTCGCCCAAGAAGCCTGTCATTGTCTTTGTCCCGTCTCGCAAGCAGACCCGCCTCACTGCCATTGACATCCTCACCACGTGTGCGGCAGACATCCAACGGCAGAG GTTCTTGCACTGCACCGAGAAGGATCTGATTCCGTACCTGGAGAAGCTGAGTGACAGCACGCTCAAGGAAACGCTGCTGAATGGGGTGGGCTACCTGCATGAGGGGCTCAGTCCCATGGAGCGGCGCCTAGTGGAGCAGCTCTTTAGTTCAG GGGCTATCCAGGTGGTGGTGGCTTCTCGGAGTCTCTGCTGGGGCATGAACGTGGCTGCCCACCTGGTAATCATCATGGACACCCAGTACTACAATGGCAAGATCCACGC CTATGTGGATTACCCCATCTATGACGTGCTTCAGATGGTGGGTCACGCCAACCGCCCTTTGCAGGATGATGAGGGACGCTGCGTCATCATGTGTCAGGGCTCCAAGAAG GATTTCTTCAAGAAGTTCTTATATGAGCCATTGCCAGTGGAGTCTCATCTGGACCACTGTATGCATGACCACTTCAATGCTGAGATCGTCACCAAGACCATTGAGAACAAGCAGGATGCTGTGGACTACCTCACCTGGACCTTTCTGTACCGCCGCATGACACAGAACCCCAATTACTACAACCTGCAGG GCATCTCCCATCGTCACTTGTCCGACCACTTGTCAGAGCTGGTGGAGCAGACCCTGAGTGACCTGGAGCAGTCCAAGTGCATCAGCATCGAGGACGAGATGGATGTGGCACCTCTGAACCTGGGCATGATCGCTGCCTACTATTACATCAACTACACCACCATTG AGCTCTTCAGCATGTCCCTCAATGCCAAGACCAAGGTGCGAGGGCTCATCGAGATCATCTCCAATGCGGCAGAGTACGAGAACATTCCCATCCGGCACCATGAAGACAACCTGCTGAGGCAG TTGGCTCAGAAGGTCCCCCACAAGCTGAATAACCCTAAGTTCAATGATCCGCACGTCAAGACCAACCTGCTCCTGCAGGCTCACCTGTCCCGCATGCAGCTGAGTGCTGAGTTGCAGTCAGATACGGAGGAAATCCTTAGTAAG GCAATCCGGCTTATCCAGGCCTGTGTGGATGTCCTCTCCAGCAATGGGTGGCTCAGCCCTGCTCTGGCAGCCATGGAACTGGCCCAGATGGTCACCCAAGCCATGTGGTCCAAGGACTCCTACCTGAAGCAGCTGCCACACTTCACCTCTGAGCACATCAAACGTTGCACAGACAAG GGGGTGGAGAGTGTTTTCGACATCATGGAGATGGAGGATGAAGAACGGAACGCATTGCTTCAGCTGACCGACAGCCAGATTGCAGATGTGGCTCGCTTTTGTAACCGCTACCCTAATATCGAACTGTCTTATGAGGTGGTGGATAAGGACAGCATCCGCAG TGGCGGGCCAGTTGTGGTGCTGGTGCAGCTGGAGCGAGAGGAGGAAGTCACAGGCCCTGTCATTGCGCCCCTCTTCCCGCAG AAGCGTGAAGAGGGCTGGTGGGTGGTGATTGGAGACGCCAAGTCCAATAGTCTCATCTCCATCAAGAGGCTGACCCTCCAGCAGAAGGCCAAG GTGAAGTTGGACTTTGTGGCCCCAGCCACTGGCGCCCACAACTACACTCTGTACTTCATGAGTGACGCTTACATGGGATGTGACCAGGAGTACAAATTCAGCGTGGATGTGAAAGAAGCTGAGACGGACAGTGATTCAGATTGA
- the CIAO1 gene encoding probable cytosolic iron-sulfur protein assembly protein CIAO1, whose product MKDSLVLLGRVPAHPDSRCWFLAWNPAGTLLASCGGDRRIRIWGTEGDSWICKSVLSEGHQRTVRKVAWSPCGNYLASASFDATTCIWKKNQDDFECVTTLEGHENEVKSVAWAPSGNLLATCSRDKSVWVWEVDEEDEYECVSVLNSHTQDVKHVVWHPSQELLASASYDDTVKLYREEEDDWVCCATLEGHESTVWSLAFDPSGQRLASCSDDRTVRIWRQYLPDNEQGVACSGSDPSWKCICTLSGFHSRTIYDIAWCQLTGALATACGDDAIRVFQEDPNSDPQQPTFSLTAHLHQAHSQDVNCVAWNPKEPGLLASCSDDGEVAFWKYQRPEGL is encoded by the exons ATGAAGGACTCGCTGGTGCTGCTGGGCCGTGTCCCGGCGCACCCGGACTCCCGCTGCTGGTTCCTGGCTTGGAACCCCGCGGGGACCCTGCTGGCCTCGTGCGGCGGCGACCGGAGGATCCGCATCTGGGGCACGGAGG GTGACAGCTGGATCTGCAAGTCTGTCCTTTCTGAAGGCCACCAGCGCACCGTGCGGAAGGTGGCCTGGTCCCCCTGCGGTAATTACCTGGCCTCTGCCAGCTTTGATGCTACCACTTGCATTTGGAAGAAGAACCAGGATGACTTTGAG TGTGTAACCACTCTCGAGGGCCATGAAAATGAGGTCAAGTCAGTGGCTTGGGCCCCATCTGGCAACCTCCTGGCCACTTGCAGCCGAGATAAGAGTGTTTGGGTCTGGGAAG TTGATGAAGAGGATGAGTATGAATGTGTCAGTGTTCTCAACTCCCACACACAGGATGTCAAGCATGTGGTGTGGCACCCAAGTCAGGAG CTCTTAGCTTCCGCCAGCTACGATGACACAGTGAAGCTGTACCGGGAGGAAGAGGATGACTGGGTATGCTGTGCCACCCTTGAGGGCCATGAATCCACTGTGTGGAGCTTGGCCTTTGACCCGAGTGGCCAGCGCCTGGCGTCTTGTAGTGATGACCGCACTGTGCGCATCTGGCGTCAGTATCTACCGGACAATGAACAAG GCGTGGCATGCAGCGGCTCTGACCCCAGTTGGAAATGTATCTGTACTTTGTCGGGCTTCCACTCAAGGACCATTTATGACATTGCTTG GTGTCAGCTGACAGGGGCTCTGGCTACAGCTTGTGGGGACGACGCAATCCGCGTGTTTCAGGAGGATCCCAACTCGGATCCACAACAGCCCACCTTCTCCCTGACAGCCCACTTGCATCAGGCCCATTCCCAGGATGTCAACTGTGTGGCCTGGAACCCCAAGGAGCCAGGGCTGCTGGCCTCCTGCAGTGATGATGGGGAGGTGGCCTTCTGGAAGTACCAGCGGCCTGAAGGCCTCTGA